The proteins below come from a single Saccharopolyspora sp. SCSIO 74807 genomic window:
- a CDS encoding DUF2795 domain-containing protein codes for MTKRDEARIDKALQGLEFPATHEQLIEFATDRGAGTETVTALRALPAGRYANKEEVIEAVPQEPEGDAPGGTARG; via the coding sequence ATGACCAAACGCGACGAAGCCCGGATCGACAAGGCCTTGCAAGGGCTCGAATTCCCCGCCACGCATGAACAGCTGATCGAGTTCGCGACCGACCGCGGGGCGGGCACGGAAACGGTCACCGCGCTCCGGGCGCTACCCGCCGGCCGCTATGCCAACAAGGAAGAGGTCATCGAGGCGGTTCCCCAGGAACCGGAAGGCGACGCGCCGGGCGGCACCGCCCGCGGCTGA
- a CDS encoding sugar porter family MFS transporter, whose translation MNDNAVVENRRRSRGAGATVIAAFGGLLFGYDTGIISAALLYLGPEFGLGDQSKEVVVASLLVGAIIGVAAGGAIMDRVGRRRTLLGVAVLFLVGAVASGTAGALAVLLVARVLLGLAIGAASVAVPAYIAEIAPAEQRGRLVSVNQLMISSGILISYVTGYALADAQAWRWMLAVAAVPALVMLIALPMLPESPRWLVAQGREDEARAVLSRGRARGAVDAEIAEITAAMRAESRYSFRDLLGSRFRPGIVLGVGVAATNQLVGVNAVTYYTPTLLTDSGFGASAAILSSVGLGIANVVFTFAGLMLVDRIGRRPLVLGGTGLVVLSLVVIGAVYAFTDLQGGWAAVLLAFLMIYQASFSASLGLAMWLVNSEVFPTEVRGKAGSAGLATHWILNLLISVTVLTTINAITPSGLFWLYAALGGLGLLFLHRRLPETRGRTLEQVDAQLNGRQPVAG comes from the coding sequence ATGAACGACAACGCCGTCGTTGAGAACCGGCGCCGGAGCCGGGGCGCAGGGGCAACGGTGATCGCGGCCTTCGGCGGGCTGCTGTTCGGCTACGACACCGGAATCATCTCCGCTGCGCTGCTCTACCTCGGGCCGGAGTTCGGGCTCGGCGACCAGTCCAAGGAGGTCGTGGTCGCCTCGCTGCTGGTCGGCGCGATCATCGGCGTCGCGGCGGGCGGCGCGATCATGGATCGCGTCGGCAGGCGCCGCACCCTGCTCGGGGTGGCGGTGCTGTTCCTGGTCGGCGCGGTCGCGTCCGGGACCGCGGGCGCGCTCGCGGTCCTGCTGGTGGCCCGGGTGCTGCTCGGGCTCGCGATCGGTGCCGCGTCGGTCGCCGTGCCCGCCTACATCGCCGAGATCGCACCCGCCGAACAGCGCGGGCGGCTGGTCTCGGTGAACCAGTTGATGATCTCCTCCGGCATCCTGATCTCCTACGTGACCGGCTACGCGCTGGCCGATGCGCAGGCATGGCGCTGGATGCTCGCCGTGGCGGCGGTGCCCGCGCTGGTCATGCTGATCGCGCTGCCGATGCTGCCGGAAAGCCCGCGCTGGCTGGTCGCGCAAGGCCGGGAGGACGAGGCACGCGCAGTGCTCTCGCGCGGGCGCGCCCGCGGCGCGGTCGACGCCGAGATCGCCGAGATCACCGCCGCGATGCGCGCGGAGAGCCGCTACAGCTTCCGCGACCTGCTCGGTTCGCGGTTCCGCCCGGGCATCGTGCTGGGCGTCGGCGTGGCCGCCACCAACCAGCTCGTCGGGGTCAACGCCGTCACGTACTACACGCCGACACTGCTCACCGACTCCGGATTCGGCGCGTCGGCGGCCATTCTGTCGTCGGTGGGTCTCGGCATCGCCAACGTGGTGTTCACGTTCGCGGGTCTGATGCTGGTCGACCGGATCGGGCGGCGGCCGCTGGTGCTCGGTGGTACGGGGCTGGTCGTGCTGTCGCTCGTGGTGATCGGTGCGGTGTATGCGTTCACCGATCTGCAGGGCGGGTGGGCCGCGGTGCTGCTGGCGTTCCTGATGATCTACCAGGCGTCCTTCTCGGCCAGCCTGGGCTTGGCGATGTGGCTGGTCAACAGCGAGGTCTTCCCGACAGAAGTGCGCGGGAAGGCGGGCAGCGCGGGCTTGGCGACGCACTGGATCCTGAACCTGCTCATCTCGGTGACGGTGTTGACGACCATCAACGCGATCACCCCGAGCGGCCTGTTCTGGCTCTACGCGGCGCTGGGCGGGCTGGGCCTGCTGTTCCTGCACCGGCGGTTGCCGGAAACCCGCGGTCGCACGCTGGAGCAGGTCGACGCGCAGCTCAACGGACGGCAACCGGTCGCAGGCTGA
- a CDS encoding LacI family DNA-binding transcriptional regulator has product MTTMRDVAALAGVSAKTVSRVFNDDEHVLPETRTRVELALRELNYVPNAVATTFRTGRAPVVGVVVPDMLDPFFGAVAESVNRVAVEHGMSTVVTSTGDGSQREGDLVQQLLGQSLSGLVIAPVATDNSYLARWRDRLPIVFVDRAPVGVAADSFLEDDKGGAHLAVQHLIARGHERIAFVADIAEVQTSRNRLLGYRGALQAHGLPRREDYEVFGALDRAGAAEIVQRLAALPTPPTAIFSSNARSSMVLAPVLRDRRFAFVGFGDFPMADLLTPALTVVDQDPALLGEHAARRVFDRLEHPNRRFRRKTVLPVGLVERESCFPPAS; this is encoded by the coding sequence ATGACCACGATGCGAGACGTCGCCGCACTCGCCGGAGTGAGCGCGAAAACGGTGTCGCGCGTGTTCAACGACGACGAGCACGTGCTGCCCGAGACCCGCACGCGCGTCGAACTGGCGCTGCGCGAGCTCAACTACGTGCCGAACGCCGTGGCGACCACGTTCCGCACCGGACGCGCCCCGGTCGTCGGCGTGGTCGTGCCCGACATGCTCGACCCGTTCTTCGGAGCCGTCGCCGAGTCGGTCAACCGGGTCGCGGTCGAACACGGCATGTCCACAGTGGTCACGAGCACCGGCGACGGGTCGCAGCGCGAAGGCGATCTCGTGCAGCAATTGCTCGGGCAGTCGCTGAGCGGGCTGGTCATCGCGCCGGTCGCCACCGACAACTCCTACCTGGCCCGCTGGCGCGACCGACTGCCCATCGTGTTCGTCGACCGCGCCCCGGTCGGCGTGGCCGCCGACTCGTTCCTGGAGGACGACAAGGGCGGCGCGCACCTGGCGGTGCAGCACCTGATCGCGCGGGGACACGAGCGGATCGCCTTCGTCGCCGACATCGCCGAGGTGCAGACCAGCCGCAACCGGCTGCTCGGCTATCGGGGCGCGCTCCAGGCGCACGGCCTGCCGCGCCGCGAGGATTACGAGGTCTTCGGCGCGCTGGACCGCGCGGGAGCGGCGGAGATCGTGCAGCGGCTGGCCGCGCTGCCCACGCCGCCGACCGCGATCTTCTCCTCCAACGCCCGCAGCAGCATGGTGCTCGCTCCGGTGCTGCGCGATCGCCGCTTCGCCTTCGTCGGCTTCGGCGACTTCCCGATGGCCGACCTGCTCACGCCCGCGCTGACGGTCGTGGACCAGGACCCCGCGCTGCTCGGCGAGCACGCGGCCCGGCGGGTGTTCGACCGGCTGGAGCACCCGAACCGGCGGTTCCGCCGCAAGACGGTGCTGCCGGTCGGCCTGGTCGAGCGCGAGTCCTGCTTCCCGCCCGCGAGCTGA
- a CDS encoding AAA family ATPase: protein MVIAVAGPAGSGKSTLGRTLAEALRLPLLDLDTLSTPLLDRLHGPVFDEHWLTHPRADDIRAARYAALRATAAEVISTAGSAVLAAPFTAELTGGPEWTELVRSVAPAELHLVHLQGDPELFAARRAGRGADRDAHRPSTAAPPSPAVPHIAIDAELSPAQQRFRVLRALDHRTPADPE, encoded by the coding sequence GTGGTGATCGCGGTCGCGGGCCCCGCCGGGAGCGGGAAGTCCACGCTCGGCCGGACGCTCGCCGAGGCGCTCCGGCTACCGCTGCTGGACCTCGACACGCTCAGCACGCCGCTGCTGGATCGCCTGCACGGGCCGGTTTTCGACGAGCACTGGCTCACGCATCCGCGCGCGGACGACATCCGCGCGGCGCGCTACGCGGCCCTGCGGGCGACCGCCGCCGAAGTGATCTCGACCGCAGGCTCCGCCGTCCTCGCCGCTCCGTTCACCGCGGAACTCACCGGCGGTCCGGAGTGGACAGAGCTGGTGCGGTCCGTCGCGCCCGCAGAACTGCACCTGGTCCACCTGCAAGGCGATCCGGAGCTGTTCGCGGCTCGGCGCGCAGGCCGCGGGGCCGACCGGGACGCGCACCGGCCCAGCACCGCCGCGCCACCGTCGCCCGCGGTACCGCACATCGCGATCGACGCGGAGCTTTCCCCGGCGCAGCAACGATTCCGCGTCCTGCGCGCGCTCGACCACCGAACGCCGGCGGACCCTGAGTGA
- a CDS encoding FGGY family carbohydrate kinase, with amino-acid sequence MRGRKDGRMGGRLVAGVDLGSTGIKMLVVDEDGTELVLEEIPTPWRPGPGGTADLPAERLVTALHRLVRGAADRLTGRRIEAIAIAGMGESGVLLDAAGRAAAPAFAWFDPRGAEQVRALPEPIRAEFAGRTGLPLGAQTSAAKLAHLRDGGLRPHGHRWLNLPEFAATVLGGRPSLEASLTSRTGLLDQDTGEPWDAMLAELGASRELLLPIEPAGTDLGAVADRFPAAVAGARITVAGHDHLVAAEAGGAIRPDQYHVSMGTAEVLLRVVDAPLGYAARARLAGHLINEVRHVVPGKHVLVAGVKTGLLLRRALETSGITDRAGRDRLDAAVMHLPYEGALPAGGLSVSGARNDDGELALTVRTDGATPAEIFGAVLRHSNDEISELIAAIDRELPPASSATLTGGWADMRSVRRARERVLPRISASERSQETAFGAARIASRLLPADRAA; translated from the coding sequence ATGCGCGGACGGAAGGACGGGCGGATGGGCGGCAGGCTCGTGGCGGGCGTCGACCTCGGCAGCACCGGGATCAAGATGCTCGTCGTCGACGAGGACGGGACCGAGCTCGTGCTCGAGGAGATCCCGACACCCTGGCGTCCAGGACCCGGCGGGACCGCCGACCTCCCGGCCGAGCGGTTGGTCACCGCCCTGCACCGGCTGGTCCGGGGCGCGGCCGACCGGCTCACCGGCCGCCGGATCGAGGCGATCGCGATCGCGGGCATGGGCGAAAGCGGTGTGCTGCTCGACGCGGCGGGACGAGCCGCGGCCCCCGCGTTCGCCTGGTTCGACCCGCGCGGCGCGGAGCAGGTGCGGGCGTTGCCCGAACCGATCCGCGCCGAGTTCGCCGGGCGGACCGGACTACCCCTCGGCGCGCAGACATCGGCGGCCAAGCTCGCGCACCTGCGCGACGGCGGGCTGCGGCCGCACGGGCACCGCTGGCTGAACCTGCCCGAGTTCGCCGCCACCGTGCTGGGCGGCAGGCCGTCGCTGGAGGCGTCGCTGACCTCGCGCACCGGCTTACTCGACCAGGACACCGGCGAACCGTGGGACGCGATGCTCGCCGAGCTCGGTGCCTCGCGCGAGCTGCTGCTGCCGATCGAACCCGCGGGCACGGATCTCGGCGCGGTCGCGGACCGATTCCCGGCCGCCGTCGCCGGTGCGCGGATCACCGTGGCCGGTCACGACCACCTAGTGGCGGCCGAGGCCGGCGGCGCCATCCGGCCGGATCAGTACCACGTGTCGATGGGCACTGCGGAGGTCCTGCTGCGGGTGGTCGACGCCCCGCTCGGCTACGCCGCCCGCGCCCGCCTGGCCGGGCACCTCATCAACGAGGTCCGGCACGTCGTGCCGGGCAAGCACGTGCTGGTCGCCGGGGTGAAGACCGGGCTGCTGCTGCGGCGTGCGCTGGAGACCTCCGGCATCACCGACCGGGCGGGCCGCGACCGGCTCGACGCCGCCGTGATGCACCTGCCCTACGAGGGCGCGCTGCCAGCGGGCGGGCTCTCGGTCTCCGGTGCCCGCAACGACGACGGCGAGCTCGCGCTGACCGTGCGCACCGACGGCGCGACGCCCGCCGAGATCTTCGGCGCGGTCCTGCGGCACAGCAACGACGAGATCAGCGAGCTGATCGCCGCGATCGACCGCGAGCTGCCGCCCGCGAGCTCGGCGACGCTCACCGGCGGCTGGGCGGACATGCGCAGCGTCCGCCGCGCCCGGGAACGCGTGCTGCCGCGGATCTCCGCATCCGAACGCTCGCAGGAGACCGCGTTCGGCGCCGCCCGGATCGCCTCGCGCCTGCTTCCGGCTGATCGCGCGGCCTGA
- a CDS encoding tagatose-bisphosphate aldolase, giving the protein MNALTTPERRGLATISTPAGRMLIVAADQRNGMKAAMKDAPEAGISAGELAQAKADLVRFLANRAPAILLDAEVALPGVVDDGTLARDTGLVVGMDASGYETVEGLRHTRYVDGVTARRVRDLGGDVAKMLFYTRPDRQGPESLVAQQIRDLVRECADEGVLLIVELLTYQLDDESDEAYAAAFPKLVADGARLAVECGAKVLKLQYPGSAEACAAVTEAAAGVPWAVLSAGVDHETFVGQVKVAVDNGAGGAMAGRSLWKDSLSVSHDVRGRQLTERALPRLRELEAAVDA; this is encoded by the coding sequence ATGAACGCACTGACGACGCCCGAACGCCGGGGCCTGGCGACGATCTCCACCCCGGCGGGCCGGATGCTGATCGTCGCCGCCGACCAGCGCAACGGCATGAAGGCCGCGATGAAGGACGCACCGGAGGCCGGCATCAGCGCCGGTGAGCTGGCGCAGGCCAAGGCCGACCTCGTCCGGTTCCTCGCCAACCGGGCGCCTGCCATCCTGCTCGACGCCGAGGTCGCGCTGCCCGGCGTGGTCGACGACGGCACGCTCGCGCGGGACACCGGCCTGGTCGTCGGCATGGACGCGTCCGGCTACGAGACCGTCGAGGGCTTGCGCCACACGCGCTACGTGGACGGCGTGACGGCGCGCCGCGTCCGCGACCTCGGTGGCGATGTCGCGAAGATGCTCTTCTACACCCGCCCGGACCGCCAGGGCCCGGAATCGTTGGTGGCGCAGCAGATTCGCGACCTGGTGCGGGAGTGCGCGGACGAGGGCGTGCTGCTGATCGTCGAGCTGCTCACCTACCAGCTCGACGACGAGTCGGACGAAGCCTACGCGGCCGCGTTCCCGAAGCTGGTCGCCGATGGCGCGCGGCTGGCCGTGGAGTGCGGAGCGAAGGTGCTGAAGCTGCAGTACCCGGGCTCGGCCGAGGCGTGCGCCGCGGTGACCGAAGCCGCCGCCGGGGTGCCGTGGGCGGTGCTGTCGGCCGGAGTAGACCACGAAACGTTCGTCGGCCAGGTCAAGGTCGCGGTCGACAACGGTGCAGGTGGTGCGATGGCCGGGCGTTCACTGTGGAAGGACAGCCTCTCGGTCAGCCACGACGTCCGCGGTCGGCAGCTCACCGAGCGGGCGCTGCCGCGGTTGCGGGAACTCGAAGCCGCAGTCGACGCGTAG
- a CDS encoding long-chain fatty acid--CoA ligase — MQLADYLDKGASLGGDQPCLTTNGETRTYAQVQQLSRRIAGALQGSGIGEGDRVAVLSANDPLALTCVFGVSRAGAVWCPVNPRNEAAENRQLLEMFGCRCLFFQQKFAPLVERIRGELPELTTLVCLDGEADGAESFDAWVERHQRQPAAVSRTGDQLAMLAGTGGTTGRPKGVRLTGTNMATATAMTLVSYPFGERPRYLALAPLTHSAGVLTFPIMALGGEVVIMPSPDLGEFLRLVERHRITHAFLPPTVIYGLLEHPDLDSADLESLRCLWYGAAPMSPARLREALSRIGPVLGQLFGQTEAPNMISTLAPAEHFRPDGSIATERLTSAGRPTPLTQVAVLDAAGTPLSRGQRGEVVVRGPLVMAGYHNDPEATAEVSEHGWHHTGDIGYLDEDGFLYIVDRAKDMIITGGFNVYSAEVEQALLAHPAVQDAAVVGLPDEKWGEQVTAVVQLRAAQQATPHELTAFVKERLGSVKAPKRLDIWPDLPRSKIGKVLKPDIKSRLGSGG; from the coding sequence ATGCAGCTGGCCGACTACTTGGACAAGGGCGCCTCCCTCGGAGGCGATCAGCCCTGCTTGACGACCAACGGTGAAACGCGCACCTATGCGCAGGTGCAGCAGCTGTCCCGGCGGATCGCGGGGGCGCTGCAAGGCTCCGGGATCGGCGAAGGCGACCGGGTGGCGGTGTTGTCGGCGAACGACCCGCTCGCGCTCACCTGCGTGTTCGGCGTTTCCCGCGCGGGAGCGGTGTGGTGCCCGGTCAATCCGCGCAACGAGGCGGCCGAGAACCGGCAGCTGCTGGAGATGTTCGGCTGCCGCTGCCTGTTCTTCCAGCAGAAGTTCGCCCCGCTCGTGGAGCGGATCCGCGGCGAGCTGCCGGAGCTGACCACCCTGGTGTGCCTCGACGGCGAAGCCGACGGCGCCGAGAGCTTCGACGCGTGGGTCGAACGCCACCAGCGGCAGCCGGCCGCGGTCTCGCGCACCGGCGATCAGCTCGCCATGCTCGCGGGAACCGGTGGCACGACGGGGAGGCCGAAGGGCGTTCGGCTGACCGGCACCAACATGGCGACCGCGACCGCGATGACGCTGGTGAGCTACCCGTTCGGCGAACGGCCGCGGTACCTCGCGCTCGCGCCGCTGACCCATTCCGCGGGTGTGCTCACCTTCCCGATCATGGCGCTCGGCGGCGAAGTCGTCATCATGCCGAGCCCGGACCTGGGCGAGTTCCTGCGGCTCGTCGAGCGGCACCGCATCACGCACGCGTTCCTGCCGCCGACGGTGATCTACGGGTTGCTGGAGCACCCCGATCTCGATTCGGCGGACCTGGAGTCGCTGCGGTGCCTCTGGTACGGCGCCGCTCCCATGTCTCCGGCGCGCCTGCGGGAGGCGCTGAGCAGGATCGGGCCGGTGCTCGGGCAGCTGTTCGGCCAGACCGAGGCGCCGAACATGATCTCGACGCTCGCCCCGGCCGAGCACTTCCGCCCGGACGGGTCGATCGCCACCGAACGGCTCACTTCGGCGGGGCGCCCGACCCCGCTGACCCAGGTCGCCGTGCTGGACGCGGCCGGCACCCCGCTGTCGAGGGGCCAGCGGGGCGAGGTCGTGGTGCGCGGGCCGCTGGTCATGGCGGGTTACCACAACGATCCCGAGGCCACTGCGGAGGTGAGCGAGCACGGGTGGCACCACACCGGCGACATCGGCTACCTGGACGAGGACGGCTTCCTCTACATCGTCGACCGCGCCAAGGACATGATCATCACCGGTGGGTTCAACGTGTACTCGGCCGAGGTGGAGCAAGCGCTGCTGGCGCACCCCGCGGTGCAGGACGCCGCGGTGGTCGGCCTGCCCGACGAGAAGTGGGGCGAGCAGGTGACGGCGGTCGTGCAGCTGCGCGCCGCGCAGCAGGCGACGCCGCACGAGCTGACGGCTTTCGTCAAGGAACGTCTCGGCAGCGTGAAGGCGCCGAAGCGGCTCGACATCTGGCCGGACCTGCCGCGGTCGAAGATCGGGAAGGTGCTCAAGCCCGACATCAAGAGCAGGCTCGGATCGGGCGGCTGA
- a CDS encoding DUF5938 domain-containing protein, with protein MATDKRVVVYGASGYTGRLICEYLREYNIPFLAAGRNHQRVADAVAAVPGIETVEYEVAEVEHTAAALAERFRGASVVLNTVGPFARYGHEVAQACLDIGAHYTDTNGEQNWMIDAEQRWGAEFAARGLLLTPGLAQMYSIGEIAANICLETPGLDTLDIEVFWKGYPTVASTNTILTNAAFAEAYYLEQNEYAAWPAEGWPTELSVPGQHELGLALPWGGTSHPVWFKNDPRVANVRALGGVFNRPLMQAVPQIVSSALQQMEGLSTAEKYRVIDATSAEVRSEMPPRENPRINTSLDSVYASGPLGRAHCVIHGNCNYKQTALMNVHAAAELLQQPPRKTGFASSCQAFGHRELLGTLRAFGLVLEPILEVHQ; from the coding sequence GTGGCCACTGACAAGCGCGTTGTCGTCTACGGCGCATCCGGCTACACCGGGCGGCTGATCTGCGAGTACCTGCGCGAGTACAACATCCCGTTCCTGGCCGCGGGCCGGAACCACCAGCGCGTCGCCGACGCCGTCGCCGCGGTGCCCGGCATCGAGACCGTCGAGTACGAGGTCGCCGAGGTCGAGCACACCGCAGCGGCGCTGGCCGAGCGGTTCCGGGGTGCCTCGGTCGTGCTCAACACCGTCGGCCCCTTCGCCCGCTACGGGCACGAGGTCGCGCAGGCGTGCCTGGACATCGGCGCGCACTACACCGACACCAACGGCGAGCAGAACTGGATGATCGACGCCGAGCAGCGCTGGGGCGCCGAGTTCGCCGCGCGGGGGCTGCTGCTCACCCCGGGGCTGGCGCAGATGTACAGCATCGGCGAGATCGCGGCCAACATCTGCCTGGAAACGCCCGGCCTGGACACCCTCGACATCGAGGTGTTCTGGAAGGGCTATCCCACGGTCGCCTCGACCAACACGATCCTCACCAACGCGGCGTTCGCCGAGGCGTACTACCTCGAGCAGAACGAATACGCGGCCTGGCCCGCGGAGGGGTGGCCCACCGAGTTGTCCGTTCCCGGCCAGCACGAGCTCGGTCTCGCGTTGCCGTGGGGCGGCACCTCGCATCCGGTGTGGTTCAAGAACGATCCGCGAGTGGCCAACGTGCGCGCGCTCGGCGGCGTGTTCAACCGCCCGCTGATGCAGGCCGTCCCGCAGATCGTCAGCTCCGCGCTGCAGCAGATGGAAGGCCTGTCCACGGCGGAGAAGTACCGGGTCATCGATGCGACATCGGCCGAGGTGCGCAGTGAGATGCCGCCGCGGGAGAACCCGCGCATCAACACCTCGCTCGACTCGGTCTACGCCTCGGGGCCGCTGGGCCGCGCGCACTGCGTGATCCACGGCAACTGCAACTACAAGCAGACCGCCCTGATGAACGTGCACGCGGCCGCGGAACTGCTGCAGCAGCCGCCGCGCAAGACCGGGTTCGCCTCCAGCTGCCAGGCCTTCGGGCACCGGGAGCTGCTGGGCACGCTGCGCGCGTTCGGCTTGGTGCTCGAGCCGATTCTGGAAGTCCACCAGTGA
- a CDS encoding SDR family NAD(P)-dependent oxidoreductase: MTSYALTGRKALVTGGARGLGAGMADALAKAGADVVIGDVLEDEGKQTAQSLRDAGATAEFVELDVTDEASWTEAVQGVVREIGGFDVLVNNAGVEITSLIVDLDPADVRKMLEVNVLGTALGVKHGFRAMRPGGAAGRGGAVINIASVAATIAFPGISLYSATKSGIDRLTRVAAAESGKLGYGVRVNSIFPGLTPTAMGNQLAADCAAAGLFPSPEAAAQAVVEQTPQGRLGQVDDMADAVVFLASDAAKFITGAGLPVDGGMGM, translated from the coding sequence ATGACCAGTTATGCCCTGACCGGCCGAAAAGCCCTGGTTACCGGGGGTGCGCGCGGATTGGGCGCGGGCATGGCCGATGCGCTGGCCAAGGCGGGCGCCGACGTCGTGATCGGCGACGTGCTCGAGGACGAGGGCAAGCAGACCGCGCAGTCGCTGCGCGACGCGGGCGCCACCGCGGAGTTCGTCGAGCTGGACGTCACCGACGAGGCGAGCTGGACCGAGGCGGTCCAAGGCGTGGTCCGCGAGATCGGCGGGTTCGACGTACTGGTGAACAACGCCGGCGTGGAGATCACCAGCCTGATCGTCGATCTCGATCCGGCCGACGTGCGCAAGATGCTCGAGGTCAACGTGCTCGGCACCGCGCTCGGGGTCAAGCACGGATTCCGGGCCATGCGTCCCGGAGGCGCGGCCGGGCGCGGCGGCGCGGTGATCAACATCGCGTCGGTGGCCGCGACGATCGCCTTCCCCGGCATCTCGCTGTACTCGGCGACGAAGTCGGGCATCGACCGGCTCACCCGCGTCGCCGCCGCGGAGTCCGGCAAGCTCGGCTACGGCGTCCGCGTCAACAGCATCTTCCCCGGTCTCACACCTACCGCGATGGGCAATCAGCTCGCGGCGGACTGCGCCGCGGCCGGTCTGTTCCCGTCCCCGGAAGCGGCCGCGCAAGCCGTCGTGGAGCAGACCCCGCAGGGACGCCTCGGGCAGGTCGACGACATGGCCGACGCCGTGGTCTTCCTCGCCTCCGACGCCGCGAAGTTCATCACCGGTGCGGGGCTGCCGGTCGACGGCGGCATGGGCATGTGA
- a CDS encoding TetR/AcrR family transcriptional regulator, which produces MTEAPEEVPEEVTETKQQRIARRQVDKFEARRRELAVATLHTLADLGYARTSLREIAHNSEFSHGVLHYYFADKQDLVTQAVRQYEAVCVTRYDEVIDNATSAAQLRDGFIAKFLETLRADAPLHRLWYDLRNQSLFEASFREDVREIDKRREEMIWRVITRYAELSGAQPVMSSGTAYAVFDGVFQSGLRHSLSGRDDEIARLEAELPRVLALAFA; this is translated from the coding sequence GTGACCGAAGCCCCCGAGGAAGTCCCCGAGGAAGTCACTGAGACGAAGCAGCAGCGGATCGCCCGCCGCCAGGTCGACAAGTTCGAGGCGCGGCGCCGGGAACTCGCCGTCGCGACGTTGCACACGCTGGCCGACCTCGGCTACGCGCGGACGAGCCTGCGGGAGATCGCGCACAACTCCGAGTTCTCGCACGGGGTGCTGCACTACTACTTCGCGGACAAGCAGGACCTGGTCACCCAGGCGGTCCGGCAGTACGAGGCCGTGTGCGTCACCAGGTACGACGAGGTGATCGACAACGCCACCAGCGCCGCGCAGCTGCGCGACGGATTCATCGCCAAGTTCCTGGAAACGCTGCGCGCGGACGCGCCGCTGCACCGGCTCTGGTACGACCTGCGCAATCAAAGCCTGTTCGAGGCGTCCTTCCGCGAGGACGTGCGCGAGATCGACAAGCGGCGGGAAGAGATGATCTGGCGGGTGATCACCCGCTACGCCGAGCTTTCCGGTGCGCAACCGGTGATGTCCAGCGGCACCGCCTACGCCGTGTTCGACGGCGTTTTCCAGTCCGGGCTGCGGCATTCGCTCAGCGGGCGGGACGACGAGATCGCACGCCTGGAAGCGGAGCTGCCCCGGGTGCTCGCGCTGGCGTTCGCCTGA